A region from the Streptosporangium sp. NBC_01756 genome encodes:
- a CDS encoding YaaA family protein, whose amino-acid sequence MLILLPPSEGKAKLGDGPPLDLDRMSFPSLNAPREAAVNALVALCEGPRAPAVLGLSPGQLGEIGKNRELRAAPTLTAAELYTGVLYDNLDLSSLTPEAAERAAESIVIFSGLWGLLRIGDRVPPYRLSMGVRLPPLGGLGAYWRRTVTPVLDDRAGLVVDLRSSTYTPAWQPGTRAVAVRVLRDGKVVSHMAKATRGVIARSLLEGDGDPRTPEDLVKALDSLGHAVSLGPAPTGRRPWTLDVMV is encoded by the coding sequence GTGCTGATTCTGCTGCCTCCCTCAGAGGGAAAGGCCAAGCTGGGCGACGGCCCGCCTCTTGACCTGGACCGGATGAGTTTCCCGTCTCTGAACGCGCCCCGTGAGGCCGCTGTGAACGCGCTCGTCGCGCTCTGTGAGGGACCTCGGGCACCGGCCGTGCTCGGGCTGTCTCCAGGGCAACTCGGCGAGATCGGCAAGAACCGCGAGCTGCGAGCCGCTCCCACGTTGACCGCCGCCGAGCTCTACACCGGGGTCCTCTATGACAACCTCGACCTTTCCTCGCTGACCCCTGAGGCGGCCGAGCGGGCGGCGGAAAGTATCGTGATCTTCTCCGGGCTGTGGGGGCTGCTCCGGATCGGCGACCGGGTGCCGCCGTATCGCCTGTCCATGGGCGTGAGGCTGCCGCCTCTGGGCGGGCTGGGGGCCTACTGGCGCCGGACGGTCACCCCCGTGCTCGATGACCGAGCCGGTCTGGTGGTGGACCTGCGTTCCAGCACCTACACACCGGCCTGGCAGCCCGGTACCCGGGCGGTGGCGGTGCGGGTGCTGAGGGACGGCAAGGTCGTCAGCCACATGGCGAAGGCCACCCGGGGAGTGATCGCCCGCTCCCTGCTGGAAGGGGACGGCGACCCGCGGACGCCGGAGGACCTGGTCAAGGCCCTGGACAGCCTGGGACACGCCGTCAGCCTCGGTCCGGCTCCCACCGGCAGGCGCCCGTGGACCCTGGACGTCATGGTGTGA
- a CDS encoding RNA polymerase sigma factor — protein sequence MSPASSTRSKPSELNEPVIQQLMERGRSQGFLESEDVRKAVEEADIPMAQVAGILRSLSKEGITVRLTAEDSAAPKKSRTSNKRRTPATPATIKKTKTAAAAKEQPETVTAVVSGSDPAPAAKKPAAPAKKVAPAAKKPIPGPPKKAGPEAPALAAASDPKPKPAGGEDDEVIDLEDDVEIEDFEIEVEVETEGEAEVETEAETETETEEEPKVEVVGQNEDEVLILSDDDDDAPVAQVAAAGATADPVKDYLKQIGKVPLLNAEQEVELAKRIEAGLFAEEQLGTDGPRLPVDVRAELEWIAEDGRRAKNHLLEANLRLVVSLAKRYTGRGMLFLDLIQEGNLGLIRAVEKFDYTKGYKFSTYATWWIRQAITRAMADQARTIRIPVHMVEVINKLARVQRQMLQDLGREPTPEELARELDMTPEKVVEVQKYGREPISLHTPLGEEGDSEFGDLIEDSEAIVPADAVSFTLLQEQLHSVLDTLSEREAGVVSMRFGLTDGQPKTLDEIGKVYGVTRERIRQIESKTMSKLRHPSRSQVLRDYLD from the coding sequence GTGTCGCCTGCAAGTTCGACTCGCTCGAAGCCATCCGAGCTGAACGAGCCCGTCATTCAGCAGCTGATGGAGCGGGGGCGCTCGCAGGGGTTCCTCGAGTCCGAGGATGTCCGCAAGGCCGTCGAGGAAGCGGACATTCCGATGGCGCAGGTCGCTGGAATCCTGCGCAGCCTCAGCAAAGAGGGCATCACCGTACGGCTGACCGCTGAGGACTCTGCGGCTCCCAAGAAGTCCCGGACTTCGAACAAGCGCCGCACCCCCGCCACTCCCGCCACAATCAAGAAGACCAAGACCGCCGCGGCGGCCAAGGAGCAGCCGGAGACCGTCACCGCGGTCGTCAGCGGCTCCGATCCCGCGCCCGCGGCCAAGAAGCCGGCGGCTCCGGCCAAGAAGGTCGCCCCGGCTGCCAAGAAGCCCATCCCCGGCCCGCCGAAGAAGGCGGGACCGGAGGCGCCCGCACTCGCGGCCGCGTCCGACCCCAAGCCGAAGCCGGCCGGGGGCGAGGACGACGAGGTCATCGACCTTGAGGACGACGTCGAGATCGAGGACTTCGAAATCGAGGTAGAGGTCGAGACCGAAGGGGAGGCCGAAGTCGAGACCGAAGCCGAGACCGAGACCGAGACCGAAGAGGAGCCGAAGGTCGAGGTCGTCGGGCAGAACGAGGATGAGGTCCTCATCCTCTCCGACGATGACGACGACGCTCCTGTGGCGCAGGTCGCGGCGGCCGGTGCCACCGCCGACCCGGTCAAGGACTACCTGAAGCAGATCGGCAAGGTTCCGCTGCTCAACGCCGAGCAGGAGGTCGAGCTCGCCAAGCGCATCGAGGCGGGTCTGTTCGCCGAGGAGCAGCTCGGCACCGACGGGCCCAGGCTTCCGGTGGACGTCCGGGCCGAGCTCGAATGGATCGCCGAGGACGGTCGCCGTGCCAAGAACCACCTGCTGGAGGCCAACCTCCGCCTGGTGGTCTCGCTGGCCAAGCGCTACACCGGCCGCGGCATGCTCTTCCTGGACCTGATCCAGGAAGGCAACCTGGGCCTGATCCGTGCGGTCGAGAAGTTCGACTACACCAAGGGTTACAAGTTCTCCACCTACGCCACGTGGTGGATCCGGCAGGCGATCACCCGCGCCATGGCCGACCAGGCGCGGACCATCCGCATACCGGTCCACATGGTCGAGGTGATCAACAAGCTGGCTCGCGTGCAGCGGCAGATGCTCCAGGACCTCGGTCGTGAGCCCACTCCCGAGGAGCTGGCCCGCGAGCTCGACATGACCCCGGAGAAGGTCGTCGAGGTCCAGAAGTACGGCCGTGAGCCGATCTCCCTGCACACCCCGTTGGGTGAGGAGGGAGACAGCGAGTTCGGTGACCTCATCGAGGACTCCGAGGCGATCGTCCCGGCTGACGCGGTCAGCTTCACGCTCCTGCAGGAGCAGCTGCACTCCGTTCTGGACACGTTGTCCGAGCGCGAGGCGGGTGTGGTCTCGATGCGGTTCGGTCTCACCGACGGTCAGCCGAAGACCCTGGACGAGATCGGCAAGGTCTACGGGGTGACGCGTGAGCGTATCCGGCAGATCGAGTCCAAGACCATGTCCAAGCTCCGTCACCCGTCCCGGTCCCAGGTGCTGCGCGACTATCTGGACTGA
- a CDS encoding SpoIIE family protein phosphatase, with protein sequence MSAETSVPRPRESGMDISDPGLLQGLLSQSPFAFAFFDPDGRFQRVDEVFADVVGLPVERLVGRAPGELLSADLTALVEDSVRGVVEGSHVETDQRIRVRTADGQTHHWSLTFSPIHDEKGTLRAVCLVGVDITESRQVEEDLRRSEERYRSLVEAQSQLVWITAPSGAVLEDAPQWRAITGQGLEEYLAHGWLEAVHPDDRPHAEEAWREALRGRIMFEWNYRVRTRASGYRHFEVRAVPIIRHGRVVEWVGANTDVTPQREAEEMRGRLTDQLGAAALRTARLQGATALLAEALTVEQVVQVIIDVGRTALAADRSAVALLDVDRAVLKLVNSGGIPDVPGAPGEEIPLSHSSVMTMAVNSRRPVFAESPESLRSQLVDAGGDEETVNDFVVYSDERAWVGLPLLAAGRALGALRFSFTRSQKISQEDGVFLEALAGQCALAVERATLFEREHRTAETLQRSLLPDRLPVVRGLVLAQRFRSGSRHVQVGGDWYDAFVLQDGRVAAVVGDVMGKGVKAAAGMGRIRNAMRALALTNPPPAAVLTGLDRVFEATEEEEQVTTLAYMVVEPGTGEGTLALAGHPPPLLVSPQGVPLLCEGEPGTPLGWPTSRRQFRFCVPPGHTAVLYSDGLVENRKRGLDAGLAELCSVVTEAPPEVVGSPHMLLDFLVDRMLSGYEQDDDVTVLAIHVPPATKSD encoded by the coding sequence ATGAGCGCCGAGACCTCCGTGCCCCGTCCCCGGGAGTCGGGTATGGACATCTCAGACCCTGGCCTGTTGCAGGGCTTGTTGTCGCAGTCGCCGTTCGCCTTCGCGTTCTTCGACCCCGACGGCCGTTTCCAGCGGGTCGACGAGGTCTTCGCCGACGTGGTGGGCCTCCCGGTCGAGCGCCTGGTGGGCCGGGCCCCGGGCGAGCTGCTCTCCGCCGACCTCACCGCGCTCGTGGAGGACTCGGTCCGTGGCGTCGTCGAGGGCAGCCACGTCGAGACGGACCAGCGGATCCGGGTGCGCACCGCGGACGGGCAGACCCATCACTGGTCGCTGACGTTCTCCCCGATCCACGACGAGAAGGGCACGCTCCGCGCGGTCTGCCTGGTCGGCGTGGACATCACCGAGAGCAGGCAGGTCGAGGAGGACCTGCGGCGCAGCGAGGAGCGTTACCGCTCGCTGGTCGAGGCCCAGTCCCAGCTCGTATGGATCACCGCCCCGAGCGGGGCCGTGCTGGAGGACGCGCCGCAGTGGCGTGCCATCACCGGCCAGGGCCTGGAGGAATACCTCGCGCACGGCTGGCTGGAGGCCGTCCACCCCGACGACCGTCCGCACGCGGAGGAGGCCTGGCGGGAGGCGCTGCGCGGCCGGATCATGTTCGAGTGGAACTACCGGGTCCGCACCCGCGCCAGCGGTTACCGCCACTTCGAGGTGCGCGCGGTCCCGATCATCCGGCACGGCCGGGTGGTCGAGTGGGTGGGTGCCAACACCGATGTCACCCCGCAGCGCGAGGCCGAGGAGATGCGCGGCCGGCTGACCGACCAGCTCGGCGCCGCCGCGCTGCGGACAGCGCGGCTGCAGGGCGCCACGGCGCTGCTTGCCGAGGCGCTGACCGTCGAGCAGGTCGTCCAGGTCATCATCGATGTGGGCCGTACGGCACTGGCGGCCGACCGTTCGGCCGTGGCCTTGCTCGATGTCGACCGGGCCGTGCTGAAGCTGGTCAACAGCGGTGGCATCCCGGATGTTCCCGGCGCGCCCGGTGAGGAGATCCCGCTCTCGCACTCCAGTGTGATGACCATGGCGGTGAACAGCCGCCGCCCGGTTTTCGCCGAATCACCGGAAAGCCTGCGTTCCCAGCTTGTGGACGCCGGAGGCGACGAGGAGACCGTCAACGACTTCGTCGTCTACAGCGATGAGCGGGCCTGGGTCGGCCTGCCGCTGCTGGCCGCGGGGCGCGCGCTCGGCGCGCTGCGGTTCTCCTTCACCCGCTCGCAGAAGATCTCCCAGGAAGACGGCGTGTTCCTGGAGGCGCTCGCCGGCCAGTGCGCGCTGGCCGTCGAACGGGCCACCTTGTTCGAGCGTGAGCACCGCACCGCCGAGACGCTCCAGCGCAGCCTGCTGCCCGACCGCCTGCCGGTGGTGCGCGGCCTCGTGCTGGCTCAGCGCTTCCGCTCGGGAAGCCGCCACGTGCAGGTCGGCGGTGACTGGTACGACGCGTTCGTGCTGCAGGACGGCCGGGTCGCGGCGGTCGTCGGCGACGTCATGGGCAAGGGCGTCAAGGCCGCAGCCGGGATGGGCCGTATCCGCAACGCCATGCGGGCCCTGGCGCTGACCAACCCGCCGCCTGCGGCCGTTCTCACCGGCCTGGACAGGGTCTTCGAGGCCACGGAGGAAGAAGAGCAGGTCACGACCCTCGCCTACATGGTCGTGGAGCCCGGCACGGGAGAGGGCACGCTGGCGCTGGCCGGCCACCCGCCGCCGCTGCTGGTCTCGCCGCAGGGGGTGCCGCTGCTGTGCGAGGGTGAGCCGGGCACTCCGCTCGGCTGGCCGACCAGCCGCAGGCAGTTCCGGTTCTGTGTCCCGCCCGGCCACACCGCTGTCCTGTATTCGGATGGTCTGGTGGAGAACCGGAAGCGTGGGCTGGATGCCGGGCTCGCTGAACTTTGCTCTGTTGTGACCGAAGCGCCACCCGAAGTCGTCGGAAGCCCGCACATGTTGCTGGATTTCCTTGTAGATCGGATGTTGTCCGGGTATGAGCAGGATGACGACGTCACGGTGCTGGCGATTCATGTCCCTCCAGCCACGAAGAGTGACTGA
- a CDS encoding LamB/YcsF family protein: MTIDLNADLGEGFGNWRLGDDAALLAVVTSANVACGFHAGDPLIIRRTCAAAVDLGVAIGAQVSYRDLAGFGRREMEVDAEELCAEVLYQLAAVDGIARAMGGRVSYVKPHGALYNRICRDPEQAEAVVAAVVDYDRSLPVLTLPVSAVHEIAAREGLSTVVEAFADRAYTPAGTLVPRRSPGAVLHDPAAVAARAVRMATSGTVTAVDGSEIAVNARSICVHGDTPDAVLLARTVREGLTAAGVTLRAFR, translated from the coding sequence ATGACGATCGATCTCAACGCCGACCTCGGCGAAGGTTTCGGTAACTGGCGGCTGGGTGACGACGCGGCCCTGCTCGCCGTCGTGACCAGCGCGAACGTCGCCTGCGGGTTCCACGCCGGCGATCCGCTGATCATCCGCCGCACCTGCGCGGCGGCGGTGGACCTGGGGGTGGCCATCGGCGCCCAGGTCTCCTACCGGGATCTGGCCGGATTCGGGCGGCGCGAGATGGAGGTGGACGCGGAGGAGCTCTGCGCCGAGGTGCTGTACCAGCTGGCCGCGGTGGACGGGATCGCCAGGGCGATGGGCGGCCGGGTCTCCTACGTCAAGCCGCACGGTGCGCTCTACAACCGGATCTGCCGCGATCCCGAGCAGGCGGAGGCGGTGGTGGCGGCCGTGGTCGACTACGACCGCAGCCTGCCGGTGCTCACCCTGCCCGTCTCCGCCGTCCACGAGATCGCCGCCCGCGAGGGGCTCTCCACCGTCGTCGAGGCCTTCGCCGACCGCGCCTACACCCCCGCCGGGACTCTGGTGCCCCGCCGCTCCCCCGGTGCGGTGCTGCACGACCCCGCCGCGGTCGCCGCCCGCGCCGTACGCATGGCGACCTCCGGGACGGTGACCGCGGTGGACGGCTCCGAGATCGCGGTGAACGCGCGCTCGATCTGCGTGCACGGCGACACCCCGGACGCCGTACTGCTGGCGCGGACGGTCCGTGAGGGTCTGACGGCCGCCGGTGTGACGCTGAGGGCGTTCCGGTGA
- a CDS encoding 5-oxoprolinase subunit B family protein, with translation MIRRAGDGALLVETGSLEVSHRLDALLRAHRPAGVVEIVPGPATVLVTAPGADLPRLRSRLSHLLVTARDTGGGPRASEEIVTVPVVYDGADLDDVATLTGLSAREVVERHTGRELVVGWLGFAPGFAYLTGLDPALHVPRLPTPRTAVPAGAVAVAGPYSAVYPSTSPGGWRLLGRSLLTVWDVAADPPAVLTPGTRVRFLAVADS, from the coding sequence ATGATCCGCCGGGCCGGAGACGGAGCCCTGCTGGTGGAGACCGGCTCACTGGAGGTCTCCCATCGGCTGGACGCCCTCTTGCGGGCCCACCGGCCGGCCGGAGTGGTCGAGATCGTGCCCGGCCCGGCCACCGTTCTCGTCACCGCGCCGGGCGCGGACCTGCCCCGGCTCCGTTCCCGGCTCTCCCATCTGCTGGTCACGGCGCGTGACACCGGTGGCGGTCCCCGCGCATCCGAAGAGATCGTGACGGTCCCGGTGGTCTACGACGGCGCGGATCTCGACGACGTGGCCACCCTGACCGGGCTGTCCGCGCGGGAGGTGGTCGAGCGGCACACCGGCAGGGAGCTCGTGGTGGGCTGGCTCGGCTTCGCACCCGGATTCGCCTACCTCACCGGGCTGGATCCGGCGCTGCACGTGCCCCGGCTGCCCACCCCCAGGACCGCTGTGCCGGCCGGGGCCGTGGCGGTCGCCGGCCCCTACTCGGCGGTCTACCCCTCGACCTCGCCGGGAGGCTGGCGGCTGCTCGGGCGTTCCCTGCTGACGGTGTGGGACGTGGCCGCCGATCCACCGGCCGTGCTGACCCCGGGCACCCGGGTGCGTTTCCTGGCGGTCGCCGATTCATGA
- a CDS encoding biotin-dependent carboxyltransferase family protein, translating to MIEVIAPGPYATVQDLGRPGYGHLGVPRSGAADAPSLRLANRLVGNPESAAGIELTFGGARFRFTAGAWVAVTGAHCPLEPLWPGRAAVPGMGAPFWVPAGGEIRAAAPSAGLRTYVAVRGGVDTPAVMGSRSTDSLSGLGPPPLRPGTVLPVGPTGGLPPMTVDAAPPRAAPPDVLRILPGPRDDWFVPGALAALCARPYQVSQNSNRVGVRLEGARLERAREGELPSEGMVVGALQVPPDGQPIVFLADHPPTGGYPVIAVLVSADLAGAAQLRPGDRLRFHM from the coding sequence ATGATCGAGGTCATCGCGCCGGGCCCGTACGCCACCGTGCAGGATCTCGGTCGTCCCGGCTACGGCCATCTCGGCGTGCCCCGCTCCGGCGCCGCCGACGCGCCGAGCCTGCGGCTGGCCAACCGGCTGGTCGGCAATCCGGAGAGTGCCGCCGGAATCGAGCTGACTTTCGGTGGCGCCCGCTTCCGCTTCACCGCCGGGGCCTGGGTCGCCGTCACCGGAGCCCACTGCCCGCTGGAGCCGCTGTGGCCCGGCCGGGCGGCGGTGCCGGGAATGGGCGCGCCGTTCTGGGTGCCGGCGGGCGGTGAGATCCGCGCCGCGGCCCCCTCTGCCGGGCTGCGGACCTATGTCGCGGTCCGCGGAGGCGTCGACACGCCTGCCGTGATGGGAAGCCGGTCGACCGACTCGCTCTCCGGTCTGGGCCCTCCCCCGCTGCGCCCCGGCACGGTCCTGCCGGTGGGACCGACCGGCGGTCTGCCTCCCATGACCGTGGACGCGGCACCGCCGCGCGCGGCCCCACCGGATGTGCTGCGGATCCTGCCCGGCCCCCGTGACGACTGGTTCGTCCCCGGGGCGCTGGCCGCCCTGTGCGCGCGGCCGTACCAGGTGAGCCAGAACAGCAACCGGGTCGGTGTGCGGCTGGAGGGCGCCCGGCTGGAACGCGCCCGCGAAGGAGAGCTGCCCAGCGAGGGCATGGTCGTCGGGGCCCTTCAGGTGCCGCCCGACGGTCAGCCGATCGTCTTTCTCGCCGATCACCCCCCGACAGGTGGCTACCCGGTCATCGCCGTGCTCGTCTCGGCCGACCTCGCCGGAGCCGCCCAGCTCCGCCCAGGTGATCGGCTCCGATTCCACATGTGA
- the pnuC gene encoding nicotinamide riboside transporter PnuC → MTLTGLLAPLLQPAFTVAGAPTSWAELLGFATGILTVWLVARQHVWNWPIGVANVVLLGLVFMAVGLYADAALQVIYVILGLYGWWQWLYGGAGRTRLTVRRTGRAEWAVLAGSGIVTVAALTFALAAWTDSTVPFWDALTTALSLVATYGQTRKLVESWWLWIAADLVYIPLYAYKGLYLTSALYVIFLALCVSGLLAWRSELTVRRVRVAA, encoded by the coding sequence ATGACGCTCACCGGGCTTCTGGCCCCCCTCCTTCAGCCCGCGTTCACCGTCGCGGGGGCGCCCACCAGCTGGGCCGAGTTACTGGGTTTCGCCACCGGGATCCTCACGGTCTGGCTGGTGGCCCGCCAGCACGTGTGGAACTGGCCGATCGGTGTCGCCAACGTCGTCCTGCTCGGGCTGGTCTTCATGGCCGTCGGACTCTACGCCGACGCGGCTCTCCAGGTGATCTACGTCATACTCGGCCTGTACGGCTGGTGGCAGTGGCTGTACGGCGGAGCGGGACGGACCCGGTTGACGGTCCGCCGGACCGGCCGCGCCGAGTGGGCGGTGCTGGCCGGCTCCGGCATCGTCACCGTCGCCGCCCTCACATTCGCCCTTGCCGCCTGGACCGACTCGACCGTGCCCTTCTGGGACGCCCTGACCACCGCGCTCTCTCTGGTGGCCACCTACGGGCAGACCCGCAAACTGGTGGAGTCGTGGTGGCTGTGGATCGCCGCCGACCTGGTCTACATCCCCCTCTACGCCTACAAGGGTCTCTATCTCACCAGCGCCCTCTACGTGATCTTCCTCGCGCTCTGCGTCTCGGGGCTGCTGGCCTGGCGCAGCGAACTCACGGTCCGGCGGGTCCGGGTGGCGGCATGA
- a CDS encoding AAA family ATPase, with product MNTTFAHGLVIGKFYPPHGGHHHLIDTAAARCARVSVVVAASTAESIPLALRAAWLREAHPQAGVTIAPVVDDIEIDYDDPEIWSAHVEVFRHALALAHGGPPEIDAVFSSEKYGPELARRFGAVHVDVDPDRERFPVSGTMVRHDPAACWRWLSPGVRGHLARRVVVVGAESSGTTTLARELAGHYSARGGPWAATRWVPEYGRTYCEEKLALARRRAKAAGLPEPWLDELEWESAEFATIAERQLLWEDAAARTGSPLLVCDTDAFATSLWHERYLGVACAVHPRARHDLWVHTSVEGVPFEQDGWRDGEAVRHGMDVRFQEELARRRLPHLTVSGPPRARLEQAVEAVDALLARGWAFAAPL from the coding sequence ATGAACACGACCTTCGCTCACGGCCTGGTGATCGGGAAGTTCTACCCTCCCCATGGGGGCCACCACCATCTCATCGACACCGCGGCGGCACGGTGCGCCCGGGTGAGTGTGGTGGTCGCCGCCTCGACCGCCGAGAGCATCCCGCTGGCGCTGCGCGCCGCCTGGCTGCGCGAGGCGCATCCGCAGGCCGGGGTGACGATCGCCCCGGTGGTCGACGACATCGAGATCGACTATGACGACCCGGAGATCTGGTCGGCGCACGTCGAGGTGTTCCGGCACGCTCTCGCCCTCGCACACGGCGGTCCCCCGGAGATCGACGCGGTCTTCTCCTCCGAGAAGTACGGCCCGGAGCTGGCCCGCCGGTTCGGTGCCGTCCACGTCGACGTCGACCCGGACCGGGAGCGCTTCCCGGTGAGCGGGACGATGGTCAGGCACGACCCGGCCGCGTGCTGGCGGTGGCTCTCCCCCGGGGTCCGCGGCCATCTGGCGCGCCGCGTGGTGGTCGTCGGCGCGGAGTCCAGCGGGACCACCACCCTGGCCAGAGAGCTGGCCGGCCACTACTCCGCCCGGGGCGGGCCGTGGGCGGCGACCCGGTGGGTGCCGGAGTACGGCAGGACCTACTGCGAGGAGAAGCTCGCTCTGGCCCGCCGCCGTGCCAAGGCCGCGGGCCTGCCCGAACCATGGCTGGACGAGCTGGAGTGGGAGTCCGCGGAGTTCGCGACGATCGCCGAACGCCAGCTTCTCTGGGAGGACGCCGCCGCCCGCACCGGCTCTCCCCTGCTGGTGTGCGACACCGACGCGTTCGCCACCTCGCTGTGGCACGAGCGCTATCTCGGCGTGGCCTGCGCCGTGCATCCGCGGGCCCGGCACGATCTGTGGGTTCACACCTCGGTGGAGGGCGTGCCGTTCGAGCAGGACGGCTGGCGGGACGGCGAGGCGGTCCGGCACGGGATGGACGTCCGCTTCCAGGAGGAGCTGGCCCGGCGGAGGCTGCCCCACCTGACCGTGTCCGGACCGCCACGCGCGCGGCTGGAGCAGGCCGTCGAAGCGGTCGACGCCCTGCTCGCACGGGGCTGGGCGTTCGCCGCACCGCTCTGA
- a CDS encoding ABC transporter family substrate-binding protein — translation MTSIRRVGVFAAALGVAGALALAGCGGQGGSGGGGPSDGDESSTGSASAVKAYDINPVARDRVRDGGLLRWGLNEYPTNWNLNHVDGNLAMVKKVIDALMPSAFRSDEKGEISPNTDYLSEGKVTADRPKQVVRLTLNRSARWSDGKPITWEDYRAQWQALNGKNGDYRVAGTTGYQDIESVRKGKDAYEVVVTFAKPFGDWQSLFGPLYPKATNATPATFNDGWLNKIPVTAGPFRFASFDQTAKTVTIVRDDAWWGEKAKLDQIIYRALESDALVGAFSNGELDTFDVGPSAPDYTRAKSTPGAIVRQAAGPDFRHITMNGESAVLSDVNVRRAIAMGINRQAIAQSDLQGLDWPIVLLNNHFFMNTQEGYQDNAGEIGVYNVQKAGQLLDAAGWRLSGQTRKKDGKELTLRFVMPSGLQLTKSEAEITQSMLSQLGVKVTLHAVPGDDYFTRYIIPGNYDITAFAYVGTPFPVSSSYGQYADATRDAKGQPRWNANLGRIGSQQIDAAMSKATADLDGTRAIADTNAADRLIWQAVNVVTLYQRPQNVAVKDTVANYGARGFYDLKYQDIGFVK, via the coding sequence GTGACATCAATCCGGCGCGTGGGCGTGTTCGCCGCCGCTCTGGGCGTGGCCGGCGCGTTGGCCCTGGCCGGCTGCGGCGGCCAGGGCGGGAGCGGTGGAGGCGGGCCGAGCGACGGAGACGAGTCCTCGACCGGTTCCGCCTCGGCCGTCAAGGCCTACGACATCAACCCGGTCGCCCGGGACCGGGTCCGGGACGGAGGGCTGCTCCGCTGGGGACTCAACGAGTATCCGACCAACTGGAACCTCAACCACGTCGACGGAAACCTGGCGATGGTCAAGAAGGTCATCGACGCGCTCATGCCCTCGGCCTTCCGGTCCGACGAGAAGGGGGAGATCTCGCCGAACACCGACTACCTGTCGGAAGGGAAGGTCACGGCTGACCGGCCCAAGCAGGTCGTCAGGCTGACGCTCAACCGGAGCGCCAGGTGGTCCGACGGCAAACCGATCACCTGGGAGGACTACCGGGCCCAGTGGCAGGCGTTGAACGGCAAGAACGGCGACTACCGGGTGGCGGGCACCACCGGTTACCAGGACATCGAGAGTGTGCGGAAGGGCAAGGACGCCTACGAGGTCGTCGTCACCTTCGCCAAGCCCTTCGGCGACTGGCAGTCGCTGTTCGGGCCGCTGTACCCCAAGGCGACCAACGCCACCCCCGCCACGTTCAACGACGGCTGGCTGAACAAGATCCCGGTGACCGCGGGCCCGTTCAGGTTCGCGTCCTTCGACCAGACGGCCAAGACCGTCACCATCGTCAGGGACGACGCCTGGTGGGGGGAGAAGGCCAAGCTGGACCAGATCATCTACCGGGCGCTGGAGAGCGACGCGCTGGTCGGCGCCTTCAGCAACGGCGAACTCGACACCTTCGACGTCGGCCCGTCCGCACCCGACTACACGCGGGCCAAGAGCACCCCGGGGGCGATCGTACGGCAGGCGGCCGGACCCGACTTCCGGCACATCACGATGAACGGCGAGAGCGCGGTGCTCTCCGACGTCAACGTCCGCCGGGCCATCGCGATGGGCATCAACCGTCAGGCCATCGCCCAGTCCGACCTGCAGGGCCTGGACTGGCCCATCGTCCTGCTCAACAACCACTTCTTCATGAACACCCAGGAGGGATACCAGGACAACGCCGGCGAGATCGGTGTCTACAACGTCCAGAAAGCCGGGCAACTGCTCGACGCCGCCGGCTGGCGGCTCTCCGGACAGACCCGGAAGAAGGACGGCAAGGAGCTGACTCTGCGGTTCGTCATGCCGTCCGGTCTGCAGCTCACCAAGTCCGAGGCTGAGATCACCCAGAGCATGCTGTCCCAGCTCGGCGTCAAGGTCACCCTCCATGCCGTGCCCGGCGACGACTACTTCACCAGATACATCATCCCCGGCAACTACGACATCACCGCCTTCGCCTACGTGGGCACGCCCTTCCCCGTCTCCAGCAGCTACGGCCAGTACGCCGACGCCACCAGGGACGCCAAGGGGCAGCCGCGGTGGAACGCCAACCTCGGCCGTATCGGCTCCCAGCAGATCGACGCGGCCATGAGCAAGGCGACCGCCGATCTCGACGGCACCCGGGCCATCGCCGACACCAACGCCGCGGACAGGCTGATCTGGCAGGCGGTGAACGTGGTGACCCTCTACCAGCGCCCGCAGAACGTCGCCGTCAAGGACACCGTCGCCAACTACGGCGCCCGAGGTTTCTACGACCTGAAGTACCAGGACATCGGCTTCGTCAAATAG